TAGTACATTAAAGGAAGCAACAAACGAATTTTCTGATGCAAATAAGCTCGGACAAGGTGGATTTGGGATAGTTTACAaggtatatatttacttttttataaaacaaattatcctttttttaactttttatctttaaaaaatctaaaatatccttaaatttttaacacattcttaactcaaACATTACATCTAACCCAAAATTTCCCTTAAAAAATTTTCATCCCTATCTATTCAAACTatctctctctttaattaattcactaatttaaatatttttacgtaatatacttataatactcttaatgaaattattacaatcaattacttttacaaatAATCACTCCGTTACCGCCACCACCCCTGTCGCCGTCACCACTATCGCATTGTACGGATACCCCGCTAgtacaaatatatattctaTCTTAGCTAGTGTTGATGTACCAAAACTTAACAATCTTATATACGTTACTCAAGTGTTTATATACATGCACTATCAAATACAAAATAGGGTAAGCTTGAAGATGGACGAGAAATCGCGGTTAAGAGATTAGCTAAAGATTCTAGTCAAGGTGATCTAGAATTCAAGAATGAGGTTTTTCTTGTTGCAAAGCTTCATCATCGTAACCTCGTTAGCCTGCTTGGTTTCAGCGTGGAAGATAGTGAACGACTTCTCGTATATGAGTACTTGCCAAATTCAAGCCTTGATCACTTTATTTTCAGTAAGTTTCAAGAGTCAAGACCATTCCTCTTTAAGCCAAAAGAGGAGCTCATAGTGTCAGAATTAATTTGGCTTAAAGAAAATAGACAAGAAACTAGATTTTAAGACTAATATGTAATAACCAATTCTTGATGGCGTTCATATAGATCCAGCTAAACGCACGCTTCTTGATTGGAAGAAAAGGTACACCATAATCAAAGGCGTTGCCAAGGGACTATTGTATCTCCATGAAGATTCGCTTTTGACAATAATTCATCGTGATATGAAAGCTAGTAATGTTTTGTTAGATGCGGAAATGAATGCTAAAATTGCAGATTTTGGCACGGCAAGGTTGTTTAAACCTCAAGAAACTCATGCTAACACAAGTCGAATTGTTGGAACCTAGTAAGTTCACATCCTTCGTGTAATTGATTAAGATTTTATTTGCTTCACTAATTTCAAGTTAGTCAAACATTCAATTCTGAGCTGCCCTTATGCGAATTTTATTTCATACAGTGGTTATATGGCACCAGAATATGTCCAGCAAGGACAATTCTCAGTTAAGTCGGATGTCTTTAGCTTTGGAGTGTTGCTGTTAGAGAtggtaacgggtcaaaaaaatatatgttttgacAATGGAGATGGCATCGAAGATCTTCTTAGCGTTGTGAGTATCCACCATTCCACCTTGACTAAAATATGCATGCTAACTTGAGGCATAACTTTTTATAGAAGTAATTAATTTCATCACAAAATTCAATGCATAAGAGGCTATGAGAATTTAAATGCCTAGAccagaaaattaaaaaataaaaagcacctaccaattttaaatatataaacaaaattttttataagCGATAactaatgttataaaaatagttatattttagTACCTAGTGTGTTAGTTATATTTTTGACATTAACTAGTCaagtaaaattaatatatatcaatttttagTGCCCCTCAAAAAACTTGGATCCCATTAATTCATTCTGAAAATGAACTTGTTATTTCCTTTTAGGCATGGAAAAGGTGGAAGAATGAAACGGTATCAGATATAATTGATTCCTCATTAAAGAATGGTTCAGGTTCATTGCACAACATAATTAGAAGTATTCATATAGGGTTATTATGTGTTCAAGAAAAAGTTAACGATAGGCCAACCATGGCATCGGTAGTTCTTATGCTTCATAGTTCATCGATGACTCTTACAACACCGTCAGAACCCGCATTTTTCATGCATAGCAGTATTAGAGGTGAAtttcaacttcaagatgatggTTCTACAACAGGGAGTAGTGGTTATAGAAGGCATGATATATCAAAAGCAAGGCCAAGAGCATCTCAATTGTCACAAAATGATGTTACGGTATCAGAGATCACTCCTAGAGCTAGCATAGGCTAATAATTCTAGGTGTTCTAAACACACTTGCATTTTATTGGTTTCGTTTTAAGGAATTTACCTGAAGTTACCATTTAGGAATGAAGAATGTAATTAAACATGATACTTGGATGTAATTTCCTAATACTAAGTAAGTTTCGATTCTTTTGAGTGAAATTTATTAAGTAATGGAAACATTTGCCACATGATCTGGATCCCTGAAAATATGGAGTGTTTGAACAGTGGGATACTGGGATACACTAGCCCAATCATAGATTCACGCCCATTCCAGTGTACATATAGTTGTGCTATGCAAACAAAAGGATTGTGTTGGGTGTTGTCATCAAGCTTTGCATGTTTTTTTTGTCACAGTTTCAAGTAGCAGTTGCCGAAAGCTATGATGGTAACTTATGTAGTAATGTATGTTAAGTTGTCTCTACTTCTGAGAAATAAACATGAACCTTATGAGACATCCATAGCATTTCATAATGGAGTATGTTAACCACTTGATTTGGGAAAAGCTGTTAGAGTGGGAACTGGGAGCAGTTTCAAACTCAGCAACCATTTTTGCATTTGAGTTGTCGGAATGATATCACTAGCTATATCTGAATATCAGTGCTCAAAATTAACCACACTACCAAAAATCTAGCATTTTTCAACTCAAATTGAAAATGGAAATATACAACATTTTATAATGATCACCTATTTAAAAGAATCAATCTGAATCGAAACTCATCTGTACTCGTTTAATCAGCCTACTAGAAATATCGAGACACCTGTCTAAACACATCACCATATCCCATTTTCATTGCTATACTACACATAAATAAATCGAGAGGGCGAATACCTGAGTTCTCAAAATTGACATCACCTTTGCTAGAAGTTAAACAAGACAATCCTATATGGTAACAAGGCTCGTTTTTTGAGGCAGCTAGGCCACACAGGTTGTCAATCTTACTGCCCAGGATACTCCGGCCAAAGATTCATCTGGCAGGAGTGAATCCGATTCTTTCCAGGCTAACTTGTCAAAAGCTGTGTTATGTGgaataaagttataaatttaactttttatctAAATGTTCTATAGATTTTATAGTAAGATGAAACTGATGACATAAATGAAGCTAAAATTACAGACTTTATACCTAGCTTTAATTAACTTGATTATTTCACCACAAACCTTAATCACGCTCTCTTATTCAAAAATTCCAGGTTCTATATGCAGCATAGTTTGCCATTTTTTgacaacaaaaaattttaaaagaaaaaagctaTCTCTTGATGAGTTCTATCCTGTGCTCCAGATAAATGTCTCTAGGCGTTTGCACTCTAGGATCGATCCACGGCTTCATGATAAAATCCATCAACGAGCTTAGACTGCAACTGGTTCAGCAACGGCACTAGGAACGTCGCTTTTAACCTGCGCAAGAACCAATGTTTTCTTATTAATGTCACAGGCGTAGATAATATAGTGAATATCTAAAAAGGCCTGCTAGGGTTAGCGAACCCACTGACAATctttatgtttatttgttttaatgtacTAAATATGGTAACTATATTATTGAGAGAAAATAATTTCTTCTTGAGTATCGCTAACTACCTAGGATGTTCTAAGCATTTCAATACACGTTTTACACTTCTAACAAATTCGACCCATTTGAACCATTTGATACTAATCTTTTTTTCTATATCTACCCCTTTGACCTGATAATAAACAAATGCGACATGAACTGAACTGTATTCATGGATAGGGGTTTAAATTGCAATCTCTATGAACAAATTTGGCCCAATAACATTGTATAGTAATTCTAGAGGTTTGTATTAGATGATTTGTTTGGAGTATGTTGTCTTATTATTATACCATTGTAAAACGA
The sequence above is drawn from the Erigeron canadensis isolate Cc75 chromosome 4, C_canadensis_v1, whole genome shotgun sequence genome and encodes:
- the LOC122598695 gene encoding cysteine-rich receptor-like protein kinase 15, which codes for MPTLARKQLFFLCLVFIYTIINTNTLLAQPEFIFTRCENTDNYTINGTYHTNLDTALSTLPTTNSGFGFYNFSTGQGRDTVNSIALCRGDINPNVCIPCLSDSIVQLRKVCPNKKEALIFSTECLVKYSNNTLFGYPNKRNYLIRFNPQKLEQFNGALRPLMDTLRRTAAAGGSLLKFATGNSSGPGVSIYGLLQCTPDLTEEQCNDCLAGEIARIGTEDIDNLGGRVFLPMCNIRYEIYRFFNETTQTIFLMSPQPPPQPPGKKKNTKRTVLLITIIVLMIVLIVTSSLCIFMRVRKRKKNQILLPPVHCVQSQTVDITVEFRQYNFSTLKEATNEFSDANKLGQGGFGIVYKGKLEDGREIAVKRLAKDSSQGDLEFKNEVFLVAKLHHRNLVSLLGFSVEDSERLLVYEYLPNSSLDHFIFNPAKRTLLDWKKRYTIIKGVAKGLLYLHEDSLLTIIHRDMKASNVLLDAEMNAKIADFGTARLFKPQETHANTSRIVGTYGYMAPEYVQQGQFSVKSDVFSFGVLLLEMVTGQKNICFDNGDGIEDLLSVAWKRWKNETVSDIIDSSLKNGSGSLHNIIRSIHIGLLCVQEKVNDRPTMASVVLMLHSSSMTLTTPSEPAFFMHSSIRGEFQLQDDGSTTGSSGYRRHDISKARPRASQLSQNDVTVSEITPRASIG